A region of Schistosoma mansoni strain Puerto Rico chromosome 1, complete genome DNA encodes the following proteins:
- a CDS encoding KRAB-A domain-containing protein has product MEVFTKKRDENLNEPPVIPVKPTTGSAPRQPPLLENSSDYTVWKFKVVAYLRKVPASEQFDYLVSYLSDEATKRAIVNGFAADNTLAQNWKILDDCFSTPVDPQQAAIRFLSRHQTPGENPMDYFNSLQQMAVQAFPCLDATGRDELIKSRFVEGLLSSTLKEHCLLNPPTDINSLKRVTFRFMAAEQLKSPLDMHQPTAMAVMQPTKASRPLNPQRISNVTRSSHWNSSRRQFNPTEKKWRPTNSYHGRQSECPYCRRFGKNAKKCGHNRFGNTSKPYIFHLSSYANHVRPITIKARVQGIDIEVLLDTGASVSLIKSEFLGRLNRKVQQTRHPSTLLTASGDPLKVNSKVWLDLMIDRHSFRHGFLVCPTLTWDMILGVDFMLEHKACIFMDSLEAKFGETKIRLHHTNTPFKVVSYVGISDLVRQVNDKRTLKEKDRHATIAVLQQFSSVFEESISGNRTSTVQHTICTGDHRPLRQPPRRVPVHYQPQLDTMIKDMLDKNIIVPSSSPWASPIVLVKKKDSSLRLCIDYRRLNAITKRDSFPLPRIDAILDALSGACWFSTLDLASGYWQVEVRPQDRKKTAFVVPNGLYEFQVMPFGLTNAPATFQRLMQTVLQDIVPHKCLIYLDDIIVYGSTPEQHNANLKAVLHRLQQHNLKVKPSKCRLLQKEVVFLGHRITADGVGTDKEKTRVIVNWPQPKSPEDVRSFLGLASYYRRFVRDFASLAAPLHRLTHKGRKFLWTTECQQAFDVLKTRLSSPPILAVPDTSVSGGEFILDTDASSSAIGAVLSQVAPDGQERVIAYASRRLDKSETRYSTTRREMLALVKFLQHFRHYLLGKPFRVRTDHRALQWLRSFREPEGQVARWQERLQEFDFTCEYRPGSRHTNADALSRIPQTAGTVNAVLSTAVEIDWPSLQAADPDMQIIYQRQLQGNHKPSMKELKDQSLTTRRICTKWSNLKLYGDTLFLINEARQPLLVVPRIKVESIVEQVHRELGHAGERRTEYAVRQRFWWPSMHEDVVQICKNCNTCYRFKSPRQTSRAPLTPMVTTGPHQRVGIDIMGPLTTTKKGNRYILVMVDYFTKWCEAVPLPQQDALTVARAFIDHWVSRYGAPFSLHSDQGPAFESRLIAEICQLLGIRKTRTTAYHPEGNGLVERTNRSIKAILQAFVSRSSQELWDDVLPQCLLAYRTSVHGSTGFSPAILLFGHELRLPVEIQTPLLPCEEQEHVPYIRTLRNRLADAYRLVSSNLRKASEHQKDLYDRRVHGPVYKVGDRVWLRRPMASSGSCSKFHQPWQGPFEIVLIRSPTTFVLRNLQRPQDDVMIVHYNQIKPDKMTVSSDTQFANPPPATTFYEVPSEGGTAYPCPRPGTEDSAYLREGAV; this is encoded by the coding sequence atggaggtgttcactaaaaaACGCGATGAAAACCTGAACGAACCGCCGGTGATTCCAGTCAAGCCAACTACTGGCTCAGCTCCCCGTCAACCGCCACTCCTGGAAAACTCGTCAGACTATACAGTGTGGAAGTTCAAAGTTGTAGCATATCTTCGTAAAGTTCCAGCTTCGGAACAATTCGATTATCTGGTGTCCTACCTCAGTGACGAAGCTACCAAAAGAGCTATAGTTAACGGGTTTGCGGCGGACAATACTCTCGCTCAGAACTGGAAGATTCTCGATGATTGTTTTTCGACGCCGGTGGATCCCCAACAAGCAGCCATCCGATTTTTGTCACGACATCAAACACCCGGCGAGAATCCAAtggattattttaattctttgcAACAGATGGCTGTGCAAGCGTTTCCTTGTCTTGATGCCACTGGAAGAGATGAATTGATCAAGTCTCGGTTCGTGGAAGGGTTACTATCCAGTACCTTGAAGGAACACTGCTTACTAAACCCTCCAACAGACATAAATTCCTTAAAAAGAGTTACATTCCGGTTCATGGCAGCCGAGCAGCTTAAAAGCCCACTTGACATGCACCAGCCAACTGCGATGGCAGTAATGCAGCCCACAAAAGCGAGTCGCCCACTGAACCCTCAACGCATATCTAACGTTACCCGGTCTTCCCACTGGAACAGCAGTCGAAGACAGTTCAATCCCACTGAGAAGAAGTGGAGACCAACGAATAGTTATCATGGTCGTCAATCCGAATGCCCGTACTGTCGAAGGTTTGGCAAAAACGCAAAGAAATGTGGTCATAATCGTTTTGGTAACACAAGTAAGCCGTACATTTTCCATTTATCTTCTTATGCTAACCATGTGCGTCCCATCACCATTAAGGCTAGAGTACAGGGTATCGATATCGAAGTTTTATTAGACACCGGAGCGTCAGTATCCCTAATTAAGAGCGAGTTTTTAGGAAGGCTTAATCGTAAAGTCCAACAGACGCGACACCCATCCACATTACTCACAGCTAGCGGAGACCCATTGAAAGTGAACTCTAAGGTATGGTTGGACCTAATGATAGATAGACATTCGTTCCGTCATGGGTTTTTAGTTTGTCCGACTTTGACTTGGGATATGATACTCGGAGTCGACTTCATGTTAGAACATAAAGCTTGTATATTTATGGACAGCTTGGAAGCTAAATTTGGAGAGACTAAAATACGCTTGCACCATACTAACACGCCATTTAAAGTTGTGTCATATGTGGGAATCTCAGACCTGGTGCGACAAGTAAACGACAAACGAACACTAAAAGAGAAAGATCGACATGCAACGATTGCCGTGCTTCAACAGTTTAGTTCGGTATTCGAAGAGAGTATTTCCGGCAATCGCACGAGTACGGTGCAACACACCATTTGCACGGGGGACCACAGACCACTTAGGCAACCGCCTCGTAGAGTGCCAGTACACTATCAACCACAACTGGATACGATGATAAAGGATATGCTTGACAAGAATATTATAGTACCGTCATCATCCCCCTGGGCATCACCTATCGTCCTGGTTAAAAAGAAAGATTCCTCTTTGCGTCTCTGCATAGACTATCGACGCCTTAACGCTATAACTAAGCGtgactcttttcctcttccgagAATCGATGCTATATTAGACGCTTTGAGTGGCGCATGTTGGTTTTCAACGTTAGACCTAGCATCAGGGTACTGGCAAGTGGAAGTCAGACCACAAGATAGAAAGAAAACCGCATTTGTAGTGCCCAATGGGTTGTACGAATTCCAAGTAATGCCTTTCGGTCTAACGAATGCCCCAGCTACCTTCCAAAGATTAATGCAAACAGTTTTACAAGATATAGTACctcataaatgtttgatttatctCGATGACATTATTGTGTATGGTAGCACACCCGAGCAACATAATGCTAATCTGAAAGCAGTTCTCCATCGCCTTCAACAACACAACCTAAAAGTAAAACCGTCCAAATGCCGTCTGCTGCAGAAagaagtagttttcttaggacaTCGTATCACTGCAGATGGAGTAGGCACCGATAAAGAAAAGACACGTGTCATTGTTAATTGGCCACAGCCCAAATCACCTGAAGACGTTCGTAGCTTTCTTGGCCTAGCTTCTTACTACAGACGCTTTGTCCGTGATTTTGCATCGTTAGCAGCACCCTTACACCGTTTGACGCACAAAGGACGAAAATTTTTATGGACTACAGAATGTCAACAGGCGTTCGATGTTTTGAAGACACGACTGAGCTCTCCACCTATATTAGCCGTTCCGGATACCTCAGTAAGCGGGGGAGAATTTATACTTGATACGGACGCCAGTTCCTCCGCTATTGGAGCAGTCCTATCACAAGTGGCCCCAGATGGGCAAGAAAGAGTTATTGCGTACGCTAGCCGTCGACTGGATAAGAGCGAAACAAGATATTCGACAacgcgtcgagagatgttagcatTAGTAAAATTCTTACAACACTTCCGCCATTATTTACTAGGTAAACCTTTCCGTGTACGCACAGACCACCGTGCATTACAATGGCTCCGCTCCTTCCGCGAACCAGAAGGCCAAGTGGCACGCTGGCAAGAACGATTACAAGAGTTCGATTTCACATGCGAGTACCGACCTGGAAGCCGACATACAAACGCAGACGCTCTTTCCCGCATACCTCAAACCGCAGGTACTGTTAATGCAGTTCTTAGCACAGCCGTAGAGATCGATTGGCCTTCCCTGCAAGCAGCAGACCCAGACATGCAGATTATATATCAAAGACAGTTGCAGGGAAACCATAAACCATCCATGAAAGAGTTAAAGGATCAATCATTAACAACTCGCCGTATTTGCACTAAATGGAGTAATCTAAAATTATATGGTGACACGTTGTTCTTAATTAACGAAGCGAGACAACCTCTATTGGTAGTACCACGGATAAAAGTCGAGAGCATTGTGGAGCAGGTGCACCGCGAACTAGGTCATGCAGGAGAACGAAGAACGGAATACGCGGTCCGCCAGCGCTTTTGGTGGCCATCCATGCATGAAGATGTAGTGCAAATTTGCAAAAATTGTAACACGTGCTACCGTTTCAAATCGCCTCGACAGACATCTCGTGCACCGTTAACTCCCATGGTGACCACAGGACCACATCAGCGGGTGGGCATAGATATTATGGGACcattaacaacaacaaagaaaggGAATCGCTACATACTGGTTATGGTAGATTACTTTACTAAATGGTGCGAAGCAGTACCCCTTCCCCAGCAAGACGCTCTTACGGTCGCCCGAGCTTTCATCGATCATTGGGTTTCCCGTTATGGCGCTCCCTTCTCACTTCATTCTGATCAAGGTCCAGCCTTTGAAAGTCGCCTCATCGCCGAGATATGCCAGCTTTTGGGAATCAGGAAGACACGAACCACTGCGTATCACCCAGAAGGTAACGGGCTTGTAGAAAGAACAAACAGAAGTATTAAAGCCATATTGCAAGCGTTTGTGAGCAGATCGTCGCAGGAGTTATGGGATGATGTCCTTCCTCAGTGCCTTTTAGCATATCGTACATCCGTACATGGCTCCACCGGGTTTTCACCCGCTATTTTATTATTTGGACATGAATTACGTCTACCAGTGGAAATACAGACGCCCCTGCTGCCCTGCGAAGAACAAGAGCATGTACCGTACATACGTACTCTCCGTAACCGCTTGGCTGATGCATACCGCTTGGTCAGCAGCAATTTGCGCAAAGCTAGTGAACATCAAAAGGACTTGTACGATCGTCGGGTGCACGGACCAGTGTATAAGGTCGGTGATCGCGTTTGGCTACGTCGCCCCATGGCATCGTCAGGGAGTTGCAGTAAATTTCACCAGCCATGGCAAGGCCCCTTTGAAATCGTCCTCATCCGATCCCCCACTACGTTCGTATTACGTAACTTGCAACGACCCCAGGATGACGTGATGATTGTACACTATAACCAAATAAAACCAGATAAGATGACAGTCTCCTCGGATACTCAGTTCGCCAATCCACCGCCTGCCACTACGTTTTATGAGGTACCATCAGAAGGAGGGACAGCATATCCATGTCCGAGACCAGGCACTGAGGACAGTGCCTATTTAAGAGAGGGGGCGGTGTAA